In one Pyxidicoccus xibeiensis genomic region, the following are encoded:
- a CDS encoding DUF507 family protein: MRLYPKVIPIISREGIQQLMQDGDIEVEPMRVADAEMDLSAIMREYLANEERVNQATREALERRGYDYSKFNQVKREMADVRGFKMGDEGIEYVINQMIEFLLISRNVEEVYAADNVLRQKIFAVMKRHLDVDDEIDKEARSRLKHLQEGTSAFDIEYNKTVEQIRRARGLI, from the coding sequence ATGAGGCTGTATCCGAAGGTGATCCCGATCATCTCGCGCGAGGGAATTCAGCAGCTCATGCAGGACGGGGACATCGAGGTGGAGCCGATGCGCGTGGCCGACGCCGAGATGGACCTGTCGGCCATCATGCGCGAGTACCTCGCGAACGAGGAGCGTGTGAACCAGGCGACGCGCGAGGCCCTGGAGCGTCGCGGATATGACTACTCCAAGTTCAACCAGGTGAAGCGCGAGATGGCGGACGTTCGCGGCTTCAAGATGGGGGACGAGGGCATCGAGTACGTCATCAACCAGATGATCGAGTTCCTCCTCATCAGCCGGAACGTCGAAGAGGTGTACGCCGCCGACAACGTGCTGCGTCAGAAGATCTTCGCCGTGATGAAGCGGCACCTCGACGTGGACGACGAAATCGACAAGGAGGCCCGCTCCCGCCTGAAGCACCTGCAGGAGGGCACCAGCGCCTTCGACATCGAGTACAACAAGACGGTCGAGCAGATTCGTCGCGCCCGGGGTCTCATCTAG
- the uvrC gene encoding excinuclease ABC subunit UvrC: MDVKLQEKLDALPTEPGVYLMKDRRGQVIYVGKAINLRNRVRSYFTRTGDTRVFVSLLDQMLGDLETVLVNNEKEALLLENELIKKHKPRFNVMLKDDKQFISLRLDRTQTYPRLEVVRKYEKDGARYFGPYSSAGAIRETLRIINRYFHLRTCTDHVLANRKRPCLLFQIGRCPAPCVHPVPEQDYRRSVDEVTMFLEGKASELVEGLRLRMKSAARELKFEEAARLRDQLNAIERSLERQKVATTDFKDQDVFAFHREGDRILFYVLWVRQGRLNGGQAFPFGSQEFPDGELLSSFVNLYYDQGSFVPEEVLLPVEPDDGTEGLEALFSERKGERVRVLVPKRGEKHDLVQMAVKNAEQAFLERRRTKDETDAVLSRLQQRLGLRNFPRRMECFDISHFQGSAIVASQVAVTDGDTDKSRYRKYKIKTLEKQDDFASMYEVVTRRLKRGLEDNDLPDLLVIDGGKGQLASAHAALKDAGVDSVDVVGLAKSRDLEVFDRDAESARSPERVFVVGRKDPIVLQQNSAELFMLTRMRDEAHRFAITFQKQVLRKSRIHSALEDIPGIGEARRKLLLRHFGSLKRVGEASIEELAEVVGPAVAERVHAGLHGHPEEDAEDPVRQASLDDASEPMNEKTQGGSPPGAA, from the coding sequence ATGGACGTGAAGCTCCAGGAGAAGCTGGACGCGCTGCCCACCGAGCCCGGCGTGTACCTGATGAAGGACCGCCGGGGCCAGGTCATCTACGTCGGCAAGGCCATCAACCTGCGCAACCGGGTGCGCTCGTACTTCACCCGCACGGGTGACACCCGCGTCTTCGTGTCGCTGCTGGACCAGATGCTGGGCGACCTGGAGACGGTGCTCGTCAACAACGAGAAGGAGGCCCTGCTCCTCGAGAACGAGCTCATCAAGAAGCACAAGCCGCGCTTCAACGTCATGCTCAAGGATGACAAGCAGTTCATCTCCTTGAGGCTGGACAGGACGCAGACGTACCCGCGCCTGGAGGTCGTCCGGAAGTACGAGAAGGACGGCGCGCGCTACTTCGGGCCGTACTCCAGCGCGGGCGCCATCCGCGAGACGCTGCGCATCATCAACCGCTACTTCCACCTGCGCACCTGCACGGACCACGTGCTGGCCAACCGCAAGCGGCCCTGTCTGCTCTTTCAAATCGGCCGCTGCCCCGCGCCGTGCGTCCACCCCGTGCCGGAGCAGGACTACCGCCGCAGCGTGGATGAAGTGACGATGTTCCTGGAGGGCAAGGCCAGCGAGCTGGTGGAGGGGCTGCGCCTGCGCATGAAGAGCGCCGCGCGGGAGCTGAAGTTCGAGGAGGCCGCGCGCCTGAGAGATCAGCTCAACGCAATTGAGCGCAGCCTGGAGCGCCAGAAGGTCGCCACCACGGACTTCAAGGACCAGGACGTCTTCGCCTTCCACCGCGAGGGCGACCGCATCCTGTTCTACGTCCTCTGGGTGCGTCAGGGCCGCCTCAACGGCGGGCAGGCCTTCCCCTTCGGCAGCCAGGAGTTCCCCGACGGGGAGCTGCTCTCGTCCTTCGTGAACCTCTACTACGACCAGGGCAGCTTCGTGCCGGAGGAGGTGCTGCTGCCGGTGGAGCCCGACGACGGCACCGAGGGCCTGGAGGCCCTGTTCAGCGAGCGCAAGGGCGAGCGCGTGCGGGTGCTCGTCCCCAAGCGCGGCGAGAAGCACGACCTGGTGCAGATGGCCGTGAAGAACGCGGAGCAGGCCTTCCTGGAGCGCCGCCGCACCAAGGACGAGACGGACGCGGTGCTGTCCCGCCTCCAGCAGCGGCTGGGCCTGCGCAACTTCCCGCGCCGCATGGAGTGCTTCGACATCTCCCACTTCCAGGGCTCGGCCATCGTCGCCTCGCAGGTGGCCGTCACGGACGGCGACACCGACAAGTCGCGCTACCGGAAGTACAAAATCAAGACACTGGAGAAACAGGACGACTTCGCCAGCATGTACGAAGTCGTCACGCGCCGGCTCAAGCGCGGGCTGGAGGACAACGACCTGCCGGACCTGCTCGTCATCGACGGAGGCAAGGGCCAGCTCGCCAGCGCCCACGCCGCCCTGAAGGACGCGGGCGTGGACTCGGTGGACGTGGTGGGTCTGGCCAAGAGCCGCGACCTGGAGGTGTTCGACCGGGATGCCGAGAGCGCCAGGAGCCCCGAGCGCGTCTTCGTGGTGGGGCGGAAAGACCCCATTGTCCTGCAGCAGAACTCCGCGGAGCTGTTCATGCTCACGCGGATGCGGGACGAGGCGCACCGCTTTGCCATCACCTTCCAGAAGCAGGTGCTGCGCAAGAGTCGGATTCACTCGGCCCTGGAGGACATTCCCGGAATCGGCGAGGCGCGGCGGAAGCTGCTGCTGCGCCACTTCGGCTCTCTCAAGCGGGTGGGAGAGGCCTCCATCGAGGAATTGGCGGAGGTGGTGGGGCCGGCGGTGGCCGAGCGGGTCCACGCCGGCCTCCATGGCCACCCCGAGGAGGATGCGGAGGACCCCGTACGTCAGGCGTCACTGGACGATGCGAGCGAACCGATGAACGAAAAAACGCAGGGAGGGTCGCCACCCGGAGCAGCGTGA
- the uvrB gene encoding excinuclease ABC subunit UvrB gives MPDFQIVSDHQPEGDQPRAIGELTEGVQRGDRYQTLLGVTGSGKTFTMANVIANVQRPTLVIAHNKTLAAQLYGEFKALFPNNAVEYFVSYYDYYQPEAYVPSTDTFIEKDSSINDNIERMRHSATHSLRTRDDVIIVASVSCIYGLGAARSYVDLAVRVDVGMEMGLGRDGFMRRLVEAQYERNDLDFSRGTFRARGDTVEVFPAYEEERAVRVSFFGDEVEKITEFDPLRGVTLGSLDKIVIFPASHYVAGEDTRKSALRTIRDELTEQLQLFKKEGKLLEAQRLEQRTMFDLEMIEQVGYCSGIENYSRHFSGRAPGEPPPCLIDYFPRNLLVLVDESHQTIPQIGAMYRGDRARKETLVNFGFRMPSALDNRPLKFGEFEELVPQLVFVSATPSEYELQKSKGVVVEQIIRPTGLTDPEVETRPVGNQVDDLLEEVRLRVARKERVLVTTLTKRMAEDLTEYYSDVGVRVRYLHSDIDAIERTAIIRDLRKGEFDVLVGINLLREGLDIPEVSLVAILDADKEGFLRSHVSLIQTIGRAARNLSGRVIMYSDSITDSMKKALDETARRREIQKKHNEAHGITPRSVKSNITDLSEHVYDAEAGALPMAAEGEDDLLQPKEIKRLIAEFTKDMLAAADEMQFEKAAECRDRVQLLKDMDLGLKPPSRALLKAPAKAEDADSQKGRGKGRGRGAGARGGARGRR, from the coding sequence ATGCCGGACTTCCAGATCGTCAGCGACCACCAGCCCGAGGGCGACCAGCCGAGGGCCATTGGCGAGCTCACGGAGGGCGTGCAGCGGGGCGACCGCTACCAGACCCTCCTGGGCGTCACGGGTTCGGGCAAGACGTTCACCATGGCGAACGTCATCGCCAACGTGCAGCGGCCCACGCTGGTCATCGCCCACAACAAGACGCTGGCCGCCCAGCTCTACGGCGAGTTCAAGGCGCTCTTCCCGAACAACGCCGTCGAGTACTTCGTCTCGTACTACGACTACTACCAGCCCGAGGCCTACGTCCCGTCGACGGACACCTTCATCGAGAAGGACTCGTCCATCAACGACAACATCGAGCGGATGCGCCACTCGGCCACCCACTCGCTGCGCACCCGGGACGACGTCATCATCGTCGCCAGCGTGTCCTGCATCTACGGCCTCGGCGCGGCCCGCAGCTATGTGGACCTGGCCGTGCGCGTGGACGTAGGCATGGAGATGGGCCTGGGCCGCGACGGCTTCATGCGGCGGCTGGTGGAAGCCCAGTACGAGCGCAACGACCTGGACTTCAGCCGCGGCACCTTCCGCGCGCGCGGTGACACCGTCGAGGTCTTCCCCGCGTACGAGGAGGAGCGCGCCGTGCGCGTGTCCTTCTTCGGCGACGAGGTGGAGAAGATCACCGAGTTCGACCCGCTGCGCGGCGTCACCCTGGGCTCGCTGGACAAGATCGTCATCTTCCCCGCGAGCCACTACGTGGCCGGCGAGGACACGCGCAAGTCCGCCCTGCGGACCATCCGCGACGAGCTGACCGAGCAGCTCCAGCTCTTCAAGAAGGAGGGCAAGCTGCTGGAGGCACAGCGGCTGGAGCAGCGCACCATGTTCGACCTCGAGATGATTGAACAGGTCGGCTACTGCAGCGGCATCGAGAACTACTCGCGCCACTTCTCCGGCCGCGCGCCGGGGGAGCCGCCTCCGTGCCTCATCGACTACTTCCCGCGCAACCTGCTGGTCCTCGTCGACGAGAGCCACCAGACGATTCCGCAGATTGGCGCCATGTACCGGGGAGACCGCGCGCGCAAGGAGACGCTGGTCAACTTCGGCTTCCGCATGCCCAGCGCCCTGGACAACCGGCCGCTGAAGTTCGGCGAGTTCGAGGAGCTGGTGCCCCAGCTCGTCTTCGTCTCCGCCACCCCGTCCGAGTACGAGCTGCAGAAGTCCAAGGGCGTGGTGGTGGAGCAGATCATCCGCCCCACCGGCCTGACGGACCCGGAGGTGGAGACGCGCCCCGTGGGCAACCAGGTGGACGACCTGCTCGAGGAGGTGCGCCTGCGCGTCGCGCGCAAGGAGCGCGTCCTGGTGACGACGCTCACCAAGCGCATGGCGGAGGACCTCACCGAGTACTACTCCGACGTGGGCGTGCGCGTGCGCTACCTGCACTCGGACATCGACGCCATCGAGCGCACCGCCATCATCCGGGACTTGCGCAAGGGTGAGTTCGACGTGCTGGTGGGCATCAACCTGCTGCGCGAGGGCCTGGACATCCCCGAGGTGTCGCTGGTGGCCATCCTCGACGCGGACAAGGAGGGCTTCCTGCGCAGCCACGTGTCCCTCATCCAGACCATCGGCCGCGCGGCGCGAAACCTGAGTGGCCGCGTCATCATGTACTCGGACAGCATCACCGACTCCATGAAGAAGGCCCTGGACGAGACGGCCCGCCGCCGCGAAATCCAGAAGAAGCACAACGAGGCGCATGGCATCACCCCGCGCTCGGTGAAGAGCAACATCACCGACCTGTCCGAGCACGTCTATGACGCGGAGGCCGGCGCCCTTCCCATGGCCGCCGAGGGCGAGGACGACCTGCTCCAGCCCAAGGAGATCAAACGCCTCATCGCGGAGTTCACCAAGGACATGCTCGCCGCGGCCGACGAGATGCAGTTCGAGAAGGCCGCCGAGTGCAGGGACAGGGTGCAGCTGCTCAAGGACATGGACCTGGGCCTCAAGCCGCCGTCGCGCGCGCTGCTCAAGGCGCCGGCGAAGGCGGAGGACGCCGACTCCCAGAAGGGGCGCGGCAAGGGCCGGGGGCGCGGCGCGGGAGCACGGGGCGGCGCGCGGGGTCGCAGGTAG